A region of Ferruginibacter albus DNA encodes the following proteins:
- a CDS encoding LamG-like jellyroll fold domain-containing protein produces the protein MKRSRFLIFFLFIIFSICNKVNAQISFTAAPATTVSTCANNGSIQIFAQSLTGSLFYAITNGPVTVPAQTSSLFTSLPAGIYTVEVTSTTNEIKTTTVSVLGTYQQPKFTPIVINPRCPAAATGTIIGNIDVNTGRAPYTWELIPPSIETRPQQANDTFKNLLQGNYTLQLTDACNNVQQTTVALFTPSVNMTSYGITGEMTGCDTAKLQLIVGVTADLPPYKLTYTVAGTNYTIDTVQIASNLGNTIYPVFTVPNLSYGGTIDNVVLTNACGTQLNFGNISLCAFAFSVNDFRTIPGDNCGPKLRTDFGYDGSANPLCTGMAIKNPTAITIKDALGNVVESKVYSTGDFHSDVLLPNTNYSFTIRDSCGHQFSKSFTTQNIDTSVSFSINKTQEMLDSAGILYITERLGMPAVGVSLTILDGPAFVQSTKPGFAYKDKYTFPKTFIGQINNDSSVIFSIYNTGVGTYHYVIKDTCGNQHVDSLVVKPNDVASLYHNYEYISGCVGESGLKYEFLNNGGVASFSVVDIKTGSEVYSLDNMHAAAAGDPTQGVVNNLTASDYALNITYTSYVGSVLSMNDSLVNKLIVRDTIHIAPYQSPAFKSSASTLCNGNLYLTLTPDSSKGVPPYQYEIISGPQTFTLQSQNYFQLSQPGVYRVRLIDKCGNSATTDVTVANNQFPPLATAGGTCINSSAQFTYGSSQYFSFSWKRPNGSTFVGDTLIIPVITAADTGIYTVTRTININGCTSTTTTTFHLPTAKTDSINASICNGEIYHFGSKALTQVGIYRDTISTSACDSIVILNLTLGSNCSANGTCSGATHVVWKDDFGSGVAVSAGPNPNITGYTYQNHGVGGGSYYITNLFNNYPNWLTVPQDHTPNDSGGYFLVIDGGNPTFYSTRVNNLCPNTTYTFSSWAMNMDQPRYPSLPTFVFNVKDTLGNVVGQLTSSTPMPVQSTPTWVQNGFTFNSGNNTSLNLSISFTSSGYNDFAFDDLEFSVCGPTLNLTSTSGTCPKKATVTAAIGSGYANPVYEWYKKVNGSWVVYPNSNVTTFTDNIPDSSNWYRVIVSDGASACSFIEDSINVIVAAKPLDSMIIPISVCQGQSVLGHDTAGDYILGIINSVNGCDSAYQVIRLTINPPKRDSINQAICQGESYTFGTKTYNQTGIYRDTLSANGCDSIAVLNLVINNFKRDSINQSICSDQSFLFGNKTLNQTGIYRDTVTINGCDSITILNLTVTNCTSGGSCIGAIDLHGTDEGLLPGPETDYYSSNGFTWECWFNSSWYNNTDNTSHVGQSLLMSEDGVFCEDIVLAFGWATYPRNSIGFGVDGPGQCGARDYNPCYYVPPGGFIPNTWYHVAGVMDYANHNTKLYLNGQLVDTKTNTQLPFSRNIATRIGTQPVQGDSAFDGKMDEIRIWNYPRSAAEIAANYNQCLTGNESGLVAYYHFNEAAGAVAHDITPNHKDITLDPTIYWDKTINAPLANNCDNPTFGTIDTTICTGTYLGHNATGAYVDTLTNYLGCDSIRTLNLTVGGFKMDSTNQSICEGQIYTFGIHTLTQSGVYRDTIPTSACDSISILNLTVNTIKRDSNNIAACGSYAFGNKTLTQSGIYRDTIPTSTCDSISILNLTINTIKRDSNIITTCASYTFGNKVLTQSGIYRDTIPTFACDSISVLNLTINNLKRDSSVASICKGQTYLFAGNVLSQAGIYRDTIPTSTCDSIVVLNLKVNDYKQNNQTVTICPGQSYKFGNRTLTAQGIYKDTLTTNTCDSIATLNLIVSTISLDAKADKYSVIKGDIIHLDVTPSNFITYAWSADNSISNTTARNPTSIVDVPSWYRVTVTDVNNCSNIDSFFVQVINDTIIHNCTNTIIYIPTAFTPNGDGSNDYFRILGITNIAYRNYYLMIYNRWGNKVFESQNPSICWDGRYNNQPAETGSYVYYLKFTCEDGTVFVRKGNIVLLR, from the coding sequence ATGAAGAGATCACGTTTCCTTATATTTTTCCTGTTTATTATTTTTTCTATTTGCAATAAAGTAAATGCACAAATTAGTTTCACAGCGGCTCCGGCTACTACCGTAAGTACATGCGCCAATAACGGAAGCATACAAATATTTGCACAAAGTCTTACAGGTTCTCTTTTTTATGCAATTACGAATGGTCCGGTAACAGTGCCCGCACAAACGAGTTCCCTATTTACTTCTTTACCCGCAGGTATTTATACGGTAGAAGTTACCAGCACAACGAATGAAATAAAAACTACAACGGTTTCGGTTTTGGGAACGTATCAGCAACCAAAATTTACACCAATAGTTATTAATCCGCGTTGCCCTGCAGCAGCTACAGGAACTATTATTGGTAATATCGATGTAAATACAGGACGTGCTCCTTATACATGGGAATTAATTCCTCCTTCTATTGAGACAAGACCTCAACAAGCTAATGATACATTTAAGAATTTGCTGCAAGGAAACTATACCTTACAGTTGACAGATGCTTGTAACAATGTTCAACAAACAACAGTGGCATTATTTACGCCGTCTGTAAATATGACCTCTTATGGAATAACCGGTGAAATGACAGGTTGTGATACAGCAAAGCTTCAATTAATAGTAGGCGTTACGGCCGACCTTCCGCCTTATAAACTTACCTATACAGTAGCAGGAACAAATTATACTATCGATACGGTACAAATTGCGTCAAACCTGGGTAATACTATTTACCCGGTTTTTACAGTACCCAATCTGTCTTATGGAGGCACAATAGATAATGTTGTACTGACCAATGCTTGTGGCACACAATTGAATTTTGGTAACATTTCTCTTTGTGCTTTTGCATTTTCTGTCAATGATTTCCGTACAATTCCGGGAGATAATTGCGGACCCAAATTAAGAACAGATTTTGGCTATGATGGAAGCGCCAATCCACTTTGTACAGGCATGGCAATTAAAAATCCAACTGCAATTACAATTAAAGATGCATTGGGAAATGTGGTAGAATCGAAGGTGTATTCAACAGGCGATTTCCATTCAGATGTATTATTACCAAATACCAATTATAGTTTTACGATCAGGGATAGTTGCGGTCATCAGTTCAGTAAAAGCTTTACTACACAAAATATAGATACCTCAGTGAGTTTCAGCATCAACAAAACACAGGAAATGCTTGACTCTGCGGGCATTCTTTACATTACTGAAAGGTTGGGTATGCCGGCAGTAGGGGTAAGCTTAACAATTTTAGACGGGCCTGCTTTTGTACAAAGCACTAAACCGGGGTTTGCATATAAAGACAAGTATACTTTCCCCAAAACCTTTATCGGGCAAATTAATAATGACAGCAGTGTTATTTTTTCAATCTATAATACCGGCGTAGGTACCTATCATTATGTAATTAAAGATACTTGCGGTAATCAACATGTAGACTCTCTTGTGGTAAAACCAAATGATGTAGCTAGTCTTTATCATAACTATGAATATATTTCGGGCTGCGTTGGTGAATCGGGATTGAAATACGAGTTTTTGAATAACGGTGGAGTGGCAAGCTTTTCTGTTGTTGATATTAAAACGGGGAGTGAGGTTTATAGTTTGGATAATATGCACGCTGCTGCTGCAGGAGATCCTACCCAGGGAGTTGTAAATAATTTGACTGCTTCTGATTATGCATTGAATATTACATATACGAGTTATGTTGGTTCAGTGTTATCAATGAATGATTCTTTGGTAAACAAGCTGATTGTAAGAGATACCATTCACATTGCACCCTATCAAAGTCCTGCGTTTAAAAGCAGCGCCTCTACGCTATGTAATGGCAATTTATATCTTACATTAACTCCTGATAGCAGTAAAGGAGTGCCACCATATCAATATGAAATCATCAGTGGTCCGCAAACTTTTACACTGCAGTCTCAGAACTATTTTCAACTTTCGCAGCCCGGGGTTTATAGAGTTCGTCTAATTGATAAATGTGGTAATTCTGCTACAACAGATGTAACCGTTGCTAATAACCAATTTCCTCCATTAGCTACAGCAGGAGGCACTTGTATAAACAGTAGTGCTCAATTTACATATGGCTCCTCTCAATATTTTTCGTTTAGCTGGAAAAGACCAAACGGATCTACTTTTGTAGGAGATACATTAATAATACCTGTTATTACTGCTGCCGATACAGGAATATATACGGTAACAAGAACTATAAATATCAATGGTTGTACAAGCACAACAACTACAACCTTTCATTTGCCAACTGCAAAAACAGATAGTATCAATGCAAGCATCTGTAATGGGGAAATCTATCATTTTGGTAGTAAAGCGCTAACACAAGTAGGTATATACAGAGATACCATTTCTACTTCAGCTTGTGATAGTATTGTAATATTGAATCTTACATTAGGTAGTAATTGTTCCGCAAATGGTACTTGCAGCGGCGCTACGCATGTGGTTTGGAAAGATGATTTTGGGTCAGGCGTTGCCGTTAGTGCCGGACCTAATCCTAATATTACCGGCTATACGTATCAGAACCATGGGGTTGGTGGTGGAAGTTATTATATAACCAACCTGTTTAATAATTATCCTAATTGGCTTACGGTTCCGCAAGATCATACACCTAATGATAGTGGCGGTTATTTTTTGGTAATAGATGGCGGTAATCCTACTTTTTATTCCACGAGAGTAAATAATCTTTGTCCAAATACTACTTATACGTTTTCATCGTGGGCAATGAATATGGATCAACCAAGATATCCGTCCTTACCCACTTTTGTATTTAATGTAAAAGATACGTTAGGCAATGTAGTAGGGCAGTTAACAAGCAGTACGCCTATGCCTGTACAATCTACGCCAACATGGGTACAAAACGGTTTTACATTCAATTCGGGGAATAATACCTCTCTCAATTTAAGTATTTCCTTTACATCTTCCGGTTATAATGATTTTGCTTTTGACGATCTGGAATTCAGTGTTTGCGGACCAACATTAAATTTAACTTCTACCTCAGGTACCTGCCCTAAAAAGGCAACCGTAACAGCTGCTATCGGTAGCGGGTATGCCAATCCTGTATATGAATGGTATAAGAAAGTAAATGGTAGCTGGGTTGTTTATCCAAACAGCAATGTTACTACGTTTACAGACAATATACCCGATTCAAGTAATTGGTACAGAGTTATTGTAAGTGATGGAGCTTCTGCTTGTTCATTCATAGAAGACTCGATCAACGTAATTGTTGCGGCTAAACCGCTTGATAGTATGATCATTCCTATATCGGTATGCCAGGGACAATCTGTTTTAGGACATGATACTGCCGGTGATTATATTTTAGGAATTATAAACAGTGTAAATGGTTGTGATAGTGCTTACCAGGTAATTCGGTTGACTATTAATCCGCCTAAAAGAGATTCGATCAATCAAGCAATTTGCCAGGGAGAAAGTTATACGTTCGGTACAAAAACTTATAACCAAACAGGTATTTACAGGGATACGTTAAGTGCAAACGGTTGCGATAGTATCGCTGTATTAAATCTTGTTATTAATAATTTTAAAAGAGATTCGATCAATCAATCCATTTGTTCAGATCAAAGCTTTTTATTTGGAAACAAAACACTTAATCAAACAGGTATTTATAGAGATACTGTTACTATAAACGGATGTGATAGCATCACTATATTAAATCTTACAGTAACTAATTGTACGAGCGGTGGGTCTTGTATAGGTGCTATTGATCTGCATGGTACAGATGAAGGATTGTTGCCTGGCCCTGAAACGGATTATTATTCTTCCAATGGATTTACATGGGAATGCTGGTTTAACAGCAGTTGGTATAACAATACAGATAATACCAGTCACGTCGGGCAATCATTATTAATGAGTGAAGATGGTGTTTTTTGTGAAGATATTGTATTGGCTTTTGGTTGGGCAACATACCCAAGAAACTCGATTGGGTTTGGCGTGGATGGTCCGGGGCAATGTGGTGCACGTGATTATAACCCTTGTTACTATGTTCCGCCGGGAGGCTTTATACCTAATACTTGGTATCATGTTGCAGGTGTAATGGATTATGCCAATCATAATACTAAGCTTTATCTGAACGGACAATTAGTAGATACTAAAACAAATACGCAATTGCCTTTTTCAAGAAATATTGCAACACGAATAGGAACGCAACCTGTTCAGGGTGATAGTGCTTTTGATGGTAAAATGGATGAGATACGTATCTGGAATTATCCAAGATCAGCCGCAGAGATCGCCGCTAATTACAATCAATGTTTAACCGGCAATGAGTCAGGATTAGTAGCATATTATCATTTTAACGAGGCTGCCGGTGCAGTTGCACATGATATAACCCCTAATCATAAAGACATTACATTAGACCCCACCATTTATTGGGATAAAACGATCAACGCTCCATTAGCTAATAATTGTGATAATCCAACTTTCGGAACGATTGATACCACTATTTGCACAGGTACTTATTTAGGTCATAATGCTACAGGAGCTTATGTTGATACGCTAACGAATTATTTAGGCTGTGATAGTATCCGAACATTAAATCTTACTGTTGGTGGCTTTAAAATGGATTCAACCAATCAATCTATTTGCGAAGGACAAATTTATACGTTTGGCATTCATACATTAACACAAAGCGGGGTATACAGAGATACAATCCCAACATCCGCTTGTGATAGCATTTCGATTTTAAATCTTACCGTAAATACTATAAAAAGAGATAGTAATAATATTGCTGCTTGCGGCTCTTATGCATTTGGTAATAAAACACTAACACAGTCCGGTATCTATAGGGATACTATTCCAACATCTACTTGTGATAGTATTTCAATTTTAAATCTTACCATAAATACTATTAAGAGAGATAGCAATATTATTACTACCTGTGCCTCTTATACATTCGGTAATAAAGTATTAACGCAATCAGGCATTTACCGTGATACCATTCCAACATTTGCCTGCGATAGCATTTCAGTTTTAAATCTTACTATAAATAATTTAAAGAGGGATAGCAGTGTTGCTTCTATTTGCAAAGGACAAACATATTTGTTCGCAGGTAATGTTCTTTCACAAGCAGGAATATATCGTGATACCATTCCAACATCAACCTGCGATAGTATTGTTGTACTTAATTTAAAAGTGAACGATTACAAGCAGAACAATCAAACCGTAACCATTTGTCCGGGACAATCTTACAAATTCGGCAACAGGACACTAACTGCTCAAGGTATATACAAAGACACCTTGACAACAAATACCTGCGATAGTATTGCAACCTTAAACTTAATCGTTAGTACTATTTCCTTAGATGCAAAAGCAGACAAATATTCTGTTATAAAAGGAGATATCATTCATTTGGATGTTACACCTTCAAATTTTATTACGTATGCATGGAGTGCAGATAATTCAATAAGCAATACAACTGCCCGGAATCCTACAAGTATTGTAGATGTTCCATCCTGGTACAGAGTAACAGTAACTGATGTTAACAATTGTAGTAATATTGATTCTTTCTTTGTGCAGGTAATAAATGATACCATCATTCATAATTGTACGAACACTATTATTTATATACCCACAGCATTCACGCCAAATGGCGATGGCAGCAATGATTATTTCAGGATATTAGGCATTACAAATATTGCTTACCGCAATTATTATTTAATGATCTATAACCGTTGGGGCAATAAAGTATTTGAATCACAAAACCCTTCCATATGCTGGGATGGAAGATATAATAACCAACCTGCAGAAACAGGCAGCTATGTTTATTACTTAAAATTTACTTGCGAAGACGGAACTGTGTTTGTAAGAAAAGGAAATATTGTTTTGTTGAGATAA
- the tsaD gene encoding tRNA (adenosine(37)-N6)-threonylcarbamoyltransferase complex transferase subunit TsaD: MSVILAIESSCDETSAAICRDGKIISNHIANQTVHEKYGGVVPELASRAHLQNIVPVVDAALKTAQTDLSEIDAIAFTQAPGLIGSLLVGTQFAKSLSLALNKPLIAVHHMQAHVLANLIPDDKPAFPFLCLTVSGGHTQIVLCQSPLQMKVLGETIDDAAGEAFDKSAKLLGLPYPGGPLIDKYAASGNPNKYQFPEPQIPGLNFSFSGLKTSILYFLQNAGKSLAYKEEFIASEEEKKKFIAENLDDICASIQWRIISILLNKLKKAAKETGVSNLCIAGGVSANSGLRKAFAEMGIANNWKTFIPAFQYCTDNAGMIAITAYYKLLAGEFVDLNISPTARAEW; encoded by the coding sequence TTGTCTGTTATTCTTGCGATAGAATCAAGCTGTGATGAAACATCTGCTGCAATTTGCAGGGATGGGAAAATAATATCCAATCATATTGCCAATCAAACCGTACATGAAAAATATGGAGGAGTAGTACCGGAACTGGCCAGCAGAGCACATTTGCAGAATATTGTTCCTGTAGTGGATGCTGCTTTAAAAACAGCACAGACAGATCTATCGGAAATTGATGCCATTGCTTTCACGCAAGCACCCGGCTTAATTGGCTCCTTATTAGTTGGAACACAGTTTGCCAAATCATTATCGCTGGCGTTAAATAAACCGTTGATCGCTGTGCATCATATGCAGGCGCATGTGTTGGCCAATTTGATCCCGGATGATAAACCAGCTTTCCCTTTTTTATGTTTAACGGTTAGCGGTGGTCACACTCAAATTGTTTTATGCCAATCACCTTTACAAATGAAAGTATTAGGTGAAACAATTGATGATGCTGCCGGAGAGGCTTTTGATAAGAGTGCCAAATTATTAGGACTTCCCTATCCCGGTGGTCCATTGATTGACAAGTATGCTGCATCAGGCAATCCAAATAAGTATCAATTTCCCGAACCGCAAATACCGGGATTGAATTTTAGTTTCAGCGGATTAAAAACTTCTATTCTTTATTTTTTACAAAATGCCGGAAAGAGTCTGGCATATAAAGAAGAATTCATTGCAAGTGAAGAAGAGAAGAAAAAATTTATTGCTGAGAACCTTGATGATATTTGCGCTTCTATACAATGGAGAATTATTTCCATCTTATTAAATAAATTAAAAAAAGCTGCAAAGGAAACCGGTGTTAGCAATTTATGTATTGCCGGTGGTGTTAGCGCCAACAGCGGGCTGCGTAAGGCTTTTGCAGAAATGGGAATAGCCAATAACTGGAAAACATTTATTCCTGCTTTTCAATATTGTACAGACAATGCAGGAATGATCGCTATTACAGCATACTATAAATTATTGGCCGGTGAGTTTGTGGATTTGAATATAAGCCCTACTGCAAGAGCAGAATGGTGA
- a CDS encoding ABC transporter permease: protein MNKSLNIMRSSLRLTFQELKVNKLRTVLSLIGVAFGIFCIVGVLATVNSFEVNLQNEIKSLGSNTIFIDRWDYSGGPDKPMWKYRARPVMKYEEASLIMKRTQLLDAASFVVRDAENVSYGDNVVQNSSVYGVTESQSIIQPMRFESGRYISDVEFNSGSAVALIGFDNAEKLFGIASRALGKEIEMKGKKITIVGVFIKEGKNFVGWDYDNCVMIPYNLCKQLIDVDNSNPVIIAKGKEGVATTAVQAELEGVMRQIRRLSPTTEDNFTLNSVEAFSKAVTGLFGIVDLVGALIGVISLIVGMFGIANIMFVTVKERTPVIGLKKAIGAKSRSILFEFLMEAAILCLLGGFIGLIFVYILTLVLSGPLNFPVFISVPLLIATVILCIVVGILAGIFPASRAAKLDPVVAIRS from the coding sequence GTGAACAAATCACTGAACATAATGCGCAGCTCGCTGAGATTGACTTTTCAGGAGCTGAAAGTCAATAAGCTTAGAACAGTGTTAAGCCTTATTGGTGTTGCGTTTGGGATATTTTGTATTGTGGGTGTTCTGGCAACGGTAAATAGTTTTGAAGTGAACCTTCAAAATGAAATAAAGAGCCTGGGGAGCAATACCATTTTTATTGACCGGTGGGATTATAGTGGCGGACCGGATAAACCGATGTGGAAATACCGGGCAAGACCGGTAATGAAATATGAAGAAGCATCGCTGATAATGAAACGAACACAATTATTGGATGCGGCCAGTTTTGTAGTGAGAGATGCGGAGAATGTTTCATATGGTGATAATGTGGTTCAAAATTCTTCTGTGTATGGTGTCACTGAATCGCAATCTATCATTCAGCCTATGCGTTTTGAAAGTGGTAGATATATTTCCGATGTTGAATTCAATAGCGGCAGTGCAGTTGCTTTAATTGGTTTTGATAATGCTGAAAAACTCTTTGGCATTGCATCCCGTGCGTTAGGAAAAGAAATTGAAATGAAAGGAAAGAAGATAACCATTGTAGGAGTTTTTATAAAAGAAGGAAAAAATTTCGTAGGCTGGGATTATGACAATTGCGTAATGATTCCTTATAATCTTTGTAAGCAATTGATCGATGTTGATAATTCCAACCCGGTAATTATCGCCAAAGGAAAAGAGGGTGTTGCGACCACTGCTGTGCAAGCTGAATTGGAAGGCGTGATGCGGCAGATAAGAAGATTAAGTCCTACGACTGAAGACAATTTTACGTTAAACAGCGTAGAAGCTTTCAGCAAAGCAGTTACAGGGTTATTCGGAATAGTTGACCTGGTGGGAGCATTGATCGGCGTAATTAGTTTGATCGTAGGAATGTTTGGCATTGCCAATATTATGTTTGTTACAGTAAAAGAACGTACTCCTGTTATTGGATTGAAAAAAGCCATCGGTGCCAAAAGCAGAAGCATTTTGTTTGAATTTTTAATGGAAGCCGCTATTCTTTGCCTGCTGGGTGGTTTTATAGGTTTGATCTTTGTTTATATATTAACCCTGGTTTTATCCGGACCGCTGAACTTTCCTGTTTTCATTTCAGTTCCGTTATTAATAGCTACGGTCATTCTTTGTATTGTAGTAGGAATACTAGCAGGTATATTCCCTGCATCCAGGGCAGCCAAGTTAGACCCTGTGGTGGCTATACGTTCCTAA
- a CDS encoding peptide chain release factor 3: MKYINEINRRKTFAIISHPDAGKTTLTEKFLLFGGAIQTAGAVKSNKIKKHATSDFMEIERQRGISVATSVMTFEYKDHLINLLDTPGHKDFAEDTYRTLTAVDSVILVIDSVNGVEPQTRRLMEVISMRKTPVIVFINKMDRDGKNRFDLLEEIENELKIQLHPMTVPINSGKDFKGVYDLHNKSLVLFTAGTKANDEDVVEIKDLSDEILNTKIGETDANILREDVELIDGVYGELNVNDYLIGKTAPVFFGSAVNNFGVKEMLDAFIRIAPTPRPRHTTTRDIKPEEDKFSGFIFKIHANLDPKHRDRIAFLRVCSGRFERNKYYEHVRLDREFRFSNPYSFLARQKDVIEEAYPGDVVGLFDTGNFKIGDTLTEGEKFYFTGIPSFSPEIFKEVVNKDPMKTKQLEKGLMQLTDEGVAQLFTQFGGNKKIIGCVGELQFEVIQYRLLQEYSASVQMNSLPFYKACWITSKDPKKLQDFIRFKQSNIAEDKDGHLVYLAQSEWFLNTERQNNPDIEFHFTSEIHK, encoded by the coding sequence ATGAAGTATATCAACGAAATAAACAGACGTAAAACATTCGCTATCATTTCTCACCCGGATGCGGGTAAAACCACCTTAACGGAAAAGTTCCTGTTATTTGGTGGTGCTATACAAACAGCGGGCGCAGTAAAGAGCAATAAAATAAAAAAGCATGCTACTTCCGATTTTATGGAAATAGAGCGCCAGCGTGGTATCAGCGTTGCCACCAGTGTGATGACGTTTGAATACAAGGATCATTTAATAAACCTGTTGGATACACCGGGGCACAAAGACTTTGCAGAAGATACTTATCGTACATTAACTGCTGTGGATAGCGTAATATTAGTAATTGATAGTGTGAATGGGGTAGAGCCGCAAACAAGAAGATTAATGGAAGTAATTTCCATGCGTAAAACACCGGTGATCGTCTTCATTAATAAGATGGACAGAGATGGTAAAAACCGTTTTGATCTGTTGGAAGAAATTGAGAACGAATTAAAGATCCAACTACATCCAATGACGGTGCCGATTAACAGCGGTAAAGATTTTAAAGGAGTTTATGACCTGCATAATAAAAGCTTAGTGTTGTTTACAGCCGGTACCAAAGCCAATGATGAAGATGTAGTGGAGATAAAAGATCTCAGCGATGAGATTTTGAATACCAAGATAGGGGAGACAGATGCAAACATATTGCGGGAAGATGTGGAGCTTATTGACGGTGTGTACGGTGAATTAAACGTGAACGATTATTTGATTGGTAAAACAGCACCCGTATTTTTTGGAAGTGCCGTAAACAATTTTGGTGTAAAAGAAATGTTGGATGCCTTTATACGTATAGCTCCCACACCACGCCCGCGCCATACAACAACAAGAGATATTAAACCTGAAGAAGATAAATTCAGCGGCTTTATTTTTAAAATTCATGCTAATCTTGATCCTAAGCATAGAGATAGGATTGCCTTTTTACGTGTATGCAGCGGACGTTTTGAACGCAATAAATATTATGAGCATGTTCGGTTAGACAGGGAGTTTCGTTTCAGCAATCCCTATAGCTTTTTAGCTCGACAAAAAGATGTAATTGAAGAAGCATATCCCGGCGATGTAGTGGGTTTGTTTGATACTGGTAATTTTAAAATTGGCGATACATTGACAGAAGGTGAAAAATTTTATTTCACCGGCATACCAAGCTTTAGTCCTGAGATATTTAAAGAAGTGGTGAATAAAGATCCAATGAAAACAAAACAATTGGAGAAAGGCTTAATGCAGCTAACAGATGAAGGAGTAGCTCAATTGTTTACACAGTTTGGCGGTAACAAAAAAATTATTGGTTGTGTAGGTGAACTACAGTTTGAAGTTATTCAGTACCGCTTGTTACAGGAGTATAGTGCATCGGTACAAATGAATAGCTTACCTTTTTATAAAGCTTGCTGGATCACCAGTAAAGATCCAAAAAAATTGCAGGATTTTATTCGTTTTAAACAATCAAACATAGCGGAGGATAAAGACGGTCACCTGGTTTACCTGGCACAAAGCGAATGGTTCCTGAACACAGAACGCCAGAATAATCCTGATATCGAGTTTCACTTTACGAGTGAGATACATAAATAA